In Methanothrix sp., a genomic segment contains:
- a CDS encoding acetate uptake transporter: protein MAKSRIQEGKNTEDIKKGAASSLRLIDSTANPAPLGLLGFGMTTVLLNIHNAGYYELNTMILAMGIFYGGMAQIIAGIMEWKKNNTFGTTAFTSYGLFWLTLVGLILMPDLGLGTATSKVAFAAYFFMWGLFTFVMFIGTLRINRALQVVFFTLTILFFLLAIRDYSGSAFIGMLAGYEGIICGLSAIYAALAQVLNEVYRKTVLPLGPV, encoded by the coding sequence ATGGCTAAATCAAGAATTCAGGAGGGAAAGAATACGGAGGATATCAAGAAAGGAGCAGCAAGCTCGCTGCGACTGATCGATAGCACAGCCAACCCAGCTCCTCTAGGCCTGCTGGGCTTCGGCATGACCACTGTACTGCTGAACATTCACAATGCTGGATACTATGAGCTCAATACTATGATCCTGGCCATGGGAATATTCTATGGCGGCATGGCCCAGATCATCGCCGGAATAATGGAGTGGAAGAAGAACAACACCTTCGGAACTACTGCGTTCACATCATACGGCCTCTTCTGGCTTACCCTTGTTGGATTGATCCTCATGCCCGATCTGGGCCTTGGCACAGCAACCAGCAAGGTCGCCTTTGCAGCCTACTTCTTCATGTGGGGGCTGTTCACCTTTGTGATGTTCATAGGAACCCTGAGGATCAATAGAGCTCTGCAGGTTGTATTCTTCACCCTCACCATACTATTCTTCCTGCTGGCGATCAGAGACTACTCCGGGAGCGCTTTCATCGGCATGCTGGCTGGATATGAGGGCATCATCTGCGGGCTCTCTGCAATCTATGCTGCATTGGCCCAGGTCTTGAATGAGGTGTACAGGAAGACGGTCCTGCCCCTGGGTCCGGTATAA
- a CDS encoding thioredoxin domain-containing protein has product MSEDSRTGIDPLRSDSQPNRLYEEKSPYLLQHAYNPVDWYPWGEEAFEAAVREDKPIFLSVGYSTCHWCHVMAHESFEDPDVARLLNRSFICIKVDREERPDIDQIYMAAAIAVSGRGGWPLTVIMTPDKKPFFAATYIPKKGHLGLMGLMELIPHIKEMWDNDRESLLASAEIIVDHLRGRQRGKASKQGQGGGPAEDAFQGSLFDSSLLSRGYSALSSIYDPENGGFGTAPKFPTPHHILFLLRCWRRTGNALPLKMAKSTLQGMRMGGIYDHVGFGFHRYSTDAEWFVPHFEKMLYDQALLAMAYTEAYQATGEEEYARTVREILEYILRDMTSPLGGFYSAEDADSEGVEGKFYTWSAEELKESLGEEDFSLLIRLFDVHEGGNFEQGRNILRQRSGFADAAAALKIPDEELYRRAMEMRSRLFAARERRVHPLKDDKILTDWNGLMIAALARAAGALQDPDLALAASRGADFLLEVMQTADGRLMHRYREGADIPANLDDYAFLIWGLIELYEAVFDAKYLDAALRLNEVLEKHFWDGEEGGFFFTADDGEKLLLRKKEYYDGALPSGNSIALLNLLRLSHLTGLQSFEEMAARLVRSALPLISAQPLGYSMHLCALDYALGPVYDIALAGSLEDRGMKEMLAAIRGRFLPNKALLLASGSDISRLAPFARELVPVKGKAAAYVCLDHICQLPVTGAAELIDLLEKFENKT; this is encoded by the coding sequence ATGAGTGAAGATTCCCGCACCGGCATAGATCCGTTGAGATCCGACAGCCAGCCAAACCGCCTTTATGAGGAGAAGAGCCCCTATCTATTGCAGCATGCCTACAATCCCGTGGACTGGTACCCCTGGGGGGAGGAGGCATTCGAGGCAGCAGTGAGGGAGGATAAACCGATCTTTCTCTCAGTGGGCTACTCCACCTGCCACTGGTGTCATGTCATGGCCCACGAATCCTTTGAGGATCCGGACGTTGCCCGCCTCCTGAATCGATCTTTCATCTGCATCAAGGTCGACCGGGAGGAGAGGCCGGATATAGACCAGATTTACATGGCAGCAGCCATCGCCGTCAGCGGCCGGGGGGGATGGCCGTTGACTGTCATCATGACTCCGGACAAGAAACCCTTCTTCGCCGCCACTTACATCCCAAAGAAAGGGCACTTAGGACTGATGGGATTGATGGAGCTTATCCCCCACATCAAGGAGATGTGGGACAATGACCGCGAGAGCCTCTTGGCCTCGGCGGAGATCATTGTAGATCATCTGAGGGGAAGGCAGAGAGGCAAAGCGAGTAAGCAGGGGCAGGGGGGGGGGCCTGCAGAGGATGCCTTCCAGGGCTCTTTATTCGATTCCTCCCTCCTCTCTCGCGGCTACAGCGCCCTCTCCTCCATCTATGATCCTGAAAATGGTGGATTTGGCACTGCCCCCAAGTTTCCCACTCCGCACCACATACTATTTCTCCTGCGCTGCTGGAGGCGGACCGGGAACGCACTGCCCCTGAAGATGGCCAAGAGCACCCTTCAGGGCATGAGGATGGGGGGCATCTACGATCATGTGGGCTTCGGCTTTCACAGGTACTCCACCGATGCGGAGTGGTTTGTCCCCCACTTCGAGAAGATGCTCTACGATCAGGCGCTCTTGGCCATGGCCTATACTGAGGCCTATCAGGCCACGGGGGAGGAGGAGTACGCCCGTACAGTGCGCGAGATCCTGGAGTATATCCTGAGGGATATGACATCGCCCCTGGGAGGCTTCTACTCGGCAGAGGATGCTGATAGCGAGGGGGTGGAGGGCAAATTCTATACCTGGAGTGCAGAGGAGCTCAAAGAATCCCTGGGCGAGGAGGATTTCAGTCTATTGATCCGGTTATTTGATGTCCACGAGGGGGGAAACTTCGAGCAGGGAAGAAACATCCTCAGACAGAGGTCAGGCTTTGCCGATGCCGCCGCCGCCCTCAAGATCCCTGATGAGGAGCTATACCGCCGGGCGATGGAGATGAGGTCCCGCCTCTTTGCCGCCCGGGAGAGGAGGGTTCATCCCCTCAAGGACGACAAGATCCTCACCGATTGGAACGGTCTGATGATCGCCGCCCTGGCGCGGGCAGCAGGAGCCCTACAGGATCCCGATCTGGCTCTGGCAGCCAGCAGGGGTGCTGACTTCCTCTTGGAGGTGATGCAGACGGCGGATGGACGCCTGATGCATCGCTACCGAGAGGGAGCAGATATCCCTGCCAATCTGGATGATTATGCCTTCCTCATCTGGGGATTGATCGAGCTTTATGAGGCAGTATTTGATGCCAAGTATCTGGATGCAGCCCTTCGCCTGAATGAGGTTCTGGAAAAGCATTTCTGGGATGGCGAGGAGGGCGGCTTCTTCTTCACTGCTGATGATGGCGAGAAGCTGCTGCTCAGGAAGAAGGAGTACTACGATGGCGCTCTGCCATCTGGAAACTCCATCGCCCTTCTGAACCTCCTCCGGCTCTCGCATCTCACCGGCCTTCAGAGCTTCGAGGAGATGGCCGCCCGCCTAGTTCGCTCTGCCCTTCCCCTCATTTCCGCTCAGCCCCTGGGGTACAGCATGCACCTGTGCGCCCTGGACTATGCTCTGGGCCCGGTATATGATATTGCCCTGGCTGGCAGCCTGGAGGACAGGGGCATGAAGGAGATGCTAGCGGCCATAAGAGGCAGATTCCTGCCCAATAAGGCCCTCCTTTTGGCTTCAGGAAGCGATATCTCCAGGCTGGCTCCCTTTGCCAGAGAGCTGGTCCCGGTGAAGGGAAAGGCAGCGGCTTATGTCTGCTTGGATCACATCTGCCAGCTGCCAGTAACCGGGGCAGCAGAGCTGATAGATCTATTGGAGAAATTTGAGAACAAGACTTGA
- a CDS encoding RimK-like ATPgrasp N-terminal domain-containing protein: MYTLLEDGSQYIVNESYFYKTEPYYTIVKNENDGIMTTPSSKDVLDAYIVPICLEKAKLAGIPVCDWTISYQFVPLPAIIYGLNYFSTPSDHFLVNENEEAKRVVKHITNHGKYPFCCQKILDSSTIVKCVSIFGRSVGCCEEITKIAERIYQVFKLPLVEIVMVKDGSGSYTLSSLAPVKYSRLSKEEKEMLQDLLDKKVKGFE; this comes from the coding sequence ATGTATACTTTATTGGAAGATGGCTCTCAGTACATCGTCAATGAGAGCTATTTCTATAAGACTGAGCCGTACTATACCATCGTCAAGAATGAGAATGATGGCATCATGACCACTCCCAGCAGCAAGGATGTTTTAGACGCCTATATCGTCCCCATCTGTCTGGAGAAGGCCAAGCTGGCAGGCATCCCTGTCTGCGATTGGACCATATCCTACCAGTTCGTGCCCCTTCCGGCCATAATCTATGGTCTGAACTACTTTTCCACTCCCTCAGACCACTTCCTGGTGAATGAGAATGAAGAGGCAAAGAGGGTGGTAAAGCACATCACCAATCACGGAAAGTATCCTTTCTGCTGCCAGAAGATCCTCGATAGCTCAACTATTGTCAAATGTGTCTCCATATTCGGACGGAGCGTAGGCTGCTGTGAGGAGATAACAAAGATCGCCGAGAGAATCTACCAGGTCTTCAAGCTGCCGCTGGTGGAGATTGTCATGGTGAAGGACGGTTCCGGCTCCTATACTCTATCATCTCTGGCGCCGGTGAAATACTCTCGATTATCCAAAGAGGAGAAGGAAATGCTTCAGGACCTTCTGGACAAAAAGGTGAAAGGCTTTGAGTAA
- a CDS encoding RimK family alpha-L-glutamate ligase has product MSKLGIFVNRKTLSSSSQLMALVKCRDTAESMGHTVEFIFPVDIKKIPRLDALFIRADTDPMNTTYVAARMAEMYGVPVIDDPTTIRICADKINMYMHLQNKSVSMPKTRFLRKKELDELQARQLFEELGSPLVLKEPSTSFSVRVEKVSEVEELLKVARRFFKLSDWIVVQEYIESRFDWRVGVINGQLLYACRYIIPSETFKIQASVNGHIVYCDVESVPADQVPPEVIDLGKQAAAAIGKGLYGVDIKESNGKLYVIEVNDNPSLEGGEDEHYPEMFGQIISHLMSGQTPDDTCSPSPETAPGEGLMAGCPEEEESEMVISYYRRDDI; this is encoded by the coding sequence TTGAGTAAACTTGGAATCTTCGTCAATAGGAAGACATTGAGCAGCTCTTCTCAGCTCATGGCTCTGGTGAAGTGCCGGGACACGGCAGAGAGCATGGGCCACACAGTTGAGTTCATCTTTCCTGTGGATATTAAAAAGATTCCCCGGCTGGATGCGCTTTTCATCCGTGCCGATACCGATCCCATGAACACCACCTACGTTGCCGCCAGGATGGCGGAGATGTATGGCGTGCCGGTGATAGACGACCCCACCACCATCAGGATCTGCGCCGATAAGATAAACATGTACATGCATCTGCAGAATAAGAGCGTCTCCATGCCGAAGACGAGGTTTCTGAGAAAGAAGGAGCTGGATGAGCTGCAGGCCAGGCAGCTCTTCGAGGAGCTGGGAAGCCCTCTGGTTCTTAAAGAACCCTCTACATCCTTCTCGGTGCGGGTGGAGAAGGTCTCGGAGGTAGAAGAGCTCCTGAAGGTGGCCAGGAGGTTTTTCAAGCTCTCCGATTGGATTGTGGTTCAGGAGTATATCGAGAGCCGGTTCGACTGGCGGGTGGGGGTGATAAATGGCCAGCTGCTTTACGCCTGCCGGTATATCATACCCTCAGAGACCTTCAAGATCCAGGCCTCTGTCAACGGCCATATCGTCTATTGCGATGTGGAGAGTGTGCCTGCAGATCAGGTGCCCCCAGAGGTCATAGATCTGGGAAAGCAGGCCGCAGCAGCTATCGGCAAAGGCCTGTACGGGGTGGATATAAAAGAGAGCAACGGGAAGCTCTATGTCATTGAGGTGAACGATAATCCCTCCCTGGAGGGTGGTGAGGATGAACACTACCCGGAGATGTTCGGACAGATCATCTCCCATCTCATGTCTGGCCAGACTCCAGACGATACCTGCAGCCCCTCCCCGGAGACGGCCCCCGGCGAAGGCCTGATGGCTGGATGTCCTGAGGAGGAGGAATCTGAAATGGTTATTTCATATTATCGAAGAGATGATATTTAA
- a CDS encoding YkgJ family cysteine cluster protein has product MDEELKRSLSRACDECHLAGGCCFEARPPLSQRRIEILMENGVSPDAVEFAGYKRLRLGEDGFCVLFRDGRCSIHEIKPETCVAGPFTFDVNGGMLQIFLKKESICPMVRILRSNRRAYDALFTTAVERIMDLLRAVPQEEMAQILKIDEPETDLVAEIPLGG; this is encoded by the coding sequence ATGGACGAGGAGCTTAAGCGGTCCTTGAGCCGGGCCTGCGATGAATGTCATCTGGCTGGGGGTTGCTGCTTTGAGGCCAGGCCCCCCCTGAGCCAGAGACGGATCGAGATCCTCATGGAAAACGGCGTCAGTCCGGATGCAGTAGAGTTCGCCGGATATAAGAGGCTGCGCCTGGGAGAGGATGGATTCTGTGTGCTCTTCCGGGACGGAAGGTGCAGCATCCATGAGATCAAGCCGGAGACCTGCGTCGCCGGGCCGTTCACCTTTGATGTCAATGGAGGTATGTTGCAGATATTCCTCAAAAAGGAGAGCATCTGCCCCATGGTCCGGATTTTGCGCTCCAACCGGAGGGCATATGATGCTCTCTTCACCACTGCTGTGGAGAGGATCATGGATCTGCTGAGGGCTGTACCCCAGGAGGAGATGGCACAGATCCTGAAGATCGATGAGCCTGAGACCGATCTGGTGGCGGAGATCCCGCTGGGAGGCTGA
- a CDS encoding glutamate-cysteine ligase family protein, with protein sequence MHMPIHQTTQQTSPQASQGIIHRTLPAGSPLGTEHEYSINDSQFRPLAISDRIIERICGRVENEISFGGIRLSKELQKHVLELIPASPGGLIQLEENLFRGLQELYRATGNEYQFLGLGMHPLLTLDQTTCWDHDEQGYYQAYDRLFDIKQHGWLNIQALQINIPYGNERELVGMFNKIRSLMPYLVAVSASSPIVEGRLSPYMDARLAYYRENQSRIPLICRGIIPERLEGIRDYVQINRNIYRELKEQNAQILCHEWVNSRGEIVRFTRRCLEIKAIDEQECLRSDMAVCAFIMALLRSDLELEEDDGHLYSMLEEGIAGGVAAMRPELERLYVRAERNASREELIYLPLIRERIEQGSLAELMAQRLKEEREILPIFSQMACCLKENRPYLAEAEGCG encoded by the coding sequence ATGCATATGCCGATACATCAGACCACCCAACAAACCTCTCCTCAAGCCTCTCAGGGCATCATTCACAGGACCCTGCCGGCAGGATCTCCTCTGGGAACAGAGCATGAGTACTCCATAAACGACAGCCAATTTCGGCCCTTGGCCATCTCCGACCGGATCATTGAGAGGATTTGCGGCAGGGTGGAAAATGAGATATCCTTCGGAGGGATTCGCCTCTCAAAAGAGCTGCAAAAGCATGTTTTAGAGCTCATCCCGGCAAGCCCTGGAGGCCTGATCCAGTTGGAGGAGAATCTCTTTCGAGGGCTGCAGGAGCTATACCGGGCGACGGGGAATGAGTATCAATTTCTGGGCCTGGGAATGCATCCCCTTTTGACACTGGATCAGACCACCTGCTGGGATCACGATGAGCAGGGCTACTACCAGGCATATGACAGGCTCTTTGACATCAAGCAGCATGGTTGGCTGAACATCCAGGCTCTGCAGATCAATATCCCCTATGGGAATGAGAGAGAGCTGGTGGGGATGTTCAACAAGATCCGCTCCCTCATGCCCTATCTGGTGGCTGTATCTGCATCCTCTCCCATTGTTGAGGGGAGGCTCAGCCCCTATATGGACGCCCGGTTGGCCTACTATCGGGAGAATCAGTCTCGGATCCCACTGATCTGCAGGGGGATTATTCCCGAGAGGCTGGAGGGAATCCGGGATTATGTGCAGATCAACCGCAATATCTACCGGGAGCTGAAAGAGCAGAATGCTCAGATCCTCTGCCATGAGTGGGTCAACTCCAGAGGGGAGATTGTCCGCTTTACCAGAAGGTGCCTGGAGATCAAGGCCATAGATGAGCAGGAGTGCCTGCGATCAGATATGGCGGTATGTGCCTTCATCATGGCCCTCCTTCGCTCTGATCTGGAGCTGGAGGAGGATGATGGCCACCTCTATTCTATGCTGGAGGAGGGCATCGCCGGGGGCGTGGCGGCCATGAGGCCGGAGCTGGAGAGGCTTTATGTCCGGGCAGAGAGGAATGCCTCAAGGGAGGAGCTGATATATCTGCCTTTGATAAGAGAGCGGATAGAACAGGGCAGCCTGGCAGAGCTGATGGCCCAGAGGCTGAAGGAGGAGAGGGAGATCCTGCCCATTTTCTCCCAGATGGCCTGCTGCCTGAAGGAGAACAGGCCCTACTTGGCAGAGGCAGAAGGCTGTGGCTGA
- a CDS encoding tetratricopeptide repeat protein — MTGKAEQYIKYIKLEIIPAGIPMVVILRTIDGEVRSYETVRGEGGGEYGPDKYVTKCGMEWKRSPNPYETCDHIECAIDILRRKARGGIVFLLIFLLIGIASFLILKDEFAVITAGFFIFAGIGSFVSSSRAENKLKELEEYNYQGTINGIRAFPVDVLIELIDEKDLLSYGHFLCDNGRYDDAIKAFNKVTGLNPNSTSTWNEKGKVLKLQNRHNDAIIAFNRALELDPKFIDAWNNKGMALYDQGEYDKAVVAYDNALKVKPKYARTWYNKGLVLYAQGKYHEAILAYDKAIKNDSKIIDALFDKDIFFDKSIIIDSLYDKSIALRSLGQIKEADETLDQAKRELNCKGADLANCKLYLEAIQAFDKIIGIDPKFICAWINKSITLSKMGRFGEAIGAINQAIEINPESPRAWKYKGIILKKAGQKADSKLALARARELGYKG; from the coding sequence GTGACCGGCAAGGCAGAGCAATACATTAAATACATTAAGCTAGAGATTATACCTGCCGGAATTCCTATGGTAGTTATCTTGCGTACAATAGATGGCGAGGTCAGGTCATATGAAACCGTTCGTGGTGAGGGCGGAGGGGAATATGGCCCTGATAAGTATGTCACGAAATGCGGAATGGAATGGAAAAGATCTCCTAACCCCTATGAGACCTGCGATCACATAGAATGCGCCATTGATATACTAAGACGCAAAGCCCGTGGTGGCATTGTGTTCCTCCTAATTTTTTTGTTGATAGGCATCGCTTCGTTCTTAATACTCAAAGATGAATTTGCTGTGATCACAGCCGGTTTCTTTATCTTTGCAGGTATTGGAAGTTTTGTATCCAGTTCAAGGGCGGAGAACAAACTCAAAGAATTGGAAGAGTATAATTACCAGGGAACGATCAATGGAATAAGAGCTTTTCCTGTGGATGTGCTCATTGAATTAATAGATGAAAAAGATTTACTCAGTTATGGCCATTTTCTCTGTGATAATGGTAGATATGATGATGCCATCAAAGCTTTTAACAAGGTCACCGGTCTGAATCCCAACTCTACTTCGACCTGGAATGAAAAAGGCAAAGTTTTGAAATTGCAGAATCGGCACAACGATGCCATTATAGCTTTTAATAGGGCTTTAGAGCTGGATCCAAAATTTATAGATGCCTGGAACAACAAAGGGATGGCTCTTTATGATCAGGGTGAATATGATAAAGCTGTTGTAGCTTATGATAACGCCTTGAAGGTAAAACCAAAGTATGCTAGGACCTGGTACAATAAAGGCCTGGTCCTCTATGCTCAAGGCAAATACCATGAGGCTATTTTGGCTTATGATAAAGCTATCAAAAATGATTCAAAAATTATAGATGCTTTGTTTGACAAAGACATTTTTTTTGACAAAAGCATAATTATAGATTCTTTGTATGACAAAAGCATAGCCCTCAGGTCGCTCGGTCAAATCAAAGAAGCAGATGAAACCTTAGATCAGGCCAAAAGAGAATTGAATTGCAAAGGAGCCGATCTCGCCAATTGCAAATTGTATCTTGAGGCCATTCAGGCCTTTGATAAAATCATAGGAATCGATCCAAAATTTATATGTGCCTGGATCAATAAAAGTATAACGTTATCTAAAATGGGCCGGTTTGGGGAGGCGATCGGAGCGATAAATCAGGCCATTGAAATAAATCCCGAGAGCCCGCGTGCTTGGAAATACAAAGGAATCATTCTCAAAAAAGCAGGCCAGAAAGCCGATTCAAAGCTTGCTTTAGCCAGGGCGAGGGAGTTGGGATATAAGGGCTGA
- a CDS encoding thermonuclease family protein, with protein sequence MKLKIIRIILFALILTITLSILAFALPDEATGIVTNIVDGCTIDVSELGRVQLADIECPAIDTAEGIQARDFTAQWLLDRKIFLDLDNRTGSDQRAHWIAVSILPTPMDR encoded by the coding sequence ATGAAACTAAAAATAATTAGAATAATCTTATTCGCACTGATACTGACAATAACGTTGTCCATACTGGCATTTGCCCTTCCTGATGAGGCCACAGGCATTGTGACTAATATTGTGGATGGATGTACCATAGATGTCTCAGAGCTTGGAAGGGTTCAGTTGGCGGATATCGAATGTCCTGCTATTGATACCGCAGAAGGAATTCAGGCTAGAGATTTTACCGCTCAGTGGCTTTTGGATAGAAAGATCTTCCTCGATCTGGATAACCGGACGGGCTCCGATCAGCGTGCTCACTGGATTGCTGTATCTATATTGCCAACTCCGATGGATCGGTAA
- a CDS encoding Ada metal-binding domain-containing protein: protein MLLDAGNACILDSSDNEFTPSRWWGGFIPSHICIKSNQQSGIEDSVSSSSIFQLQNTPPNTAPSSKTSLEKAPFSGSSSSGGEFVGSRKSNKYHYASCQWAKKIKPENEIWFSGSQDARNHGYVPCKVCNPP, encoded by the coding sequence ATGCTGCTGGATGCAGGCAATGCCTGTATCCTGGATTCATCTGATAATGAATTCACCCCCAGCCGGTGGTGGGGTGGGTTTATTCCATCTCACATCTGCATAAAATCAAATCAGCAGAGCGGCATAGAGGACTCTGTCTCTTCCAGTTCTATATTTCAGCTCCAGAATACTCCCCCCAATACTGCCCCATCAAGCAAGACTTCCTTGGAGAAGGCACCCTTCTCGGGTTCGAGTTCATCAGGAGGAGAGTTCGTAGGATCTAGAAAATCAAATAAATATCACTATGCCAGCTGCCAGTGGGCAAAGAAGATAAAACCTGAGAATGAGATCTGGTTTTCAGGATCTCAGGATGCCAGAAACCATGGTTATGTACCATGCAAAGTATGCAATCCACCATAG
- a CDS encoding NAD(P)/FAD-dependent oxidoreductase, which translates to MVDVLIVGAGPAGLFAARELARSDARVLVIDQGKDIKDRGCPMKDRGHCLHCFPCQIMCGLGGAGAFSDGLLNLHPSIGGDLEGLAKGEAWRLIDEVDSAFLSYGAPDKLLESAEDDEELLRRKAAASGARFVPIKQRHMGSDKTPQIIAAFKEDLERKGVEFLLGCRVVDLIIEEDRCAGVRLADGTEKRAYRTLLAPGRIGAQWISVLLDKYSIKARFGPLDVGVRIEVPSIIMDPITRINRDPKFHIVTRRYDDFVRTFCTNPGGFVVKEEYPDFIATNGHSMIVEKSENTNFAFLVRLELTHPVEDTTAYGMSIAKLVTTIGGRRPVIQRLGDLHKGRRSTEERIARNTVENTLKDVTPGDISMALPHRIVMDVIEGLEILNQIIPGVNADSTLIYAPEIKFYARRIEVDGSFQSSLRGLYVAGDGAGLSRGIVAAAATGILAGRGMKE; encoded by the coding sequence ATGGTCGATGTGCTCATCGTTGGTGCCGGCCCGGCAGGCCTATTTGCTGCGCGGGAGCTCGCCCGGTCAGATGCCAGGGTGCTGGTGATCGATCAGGGTAAGGACATCAAGGATCGCGGCTGCCCAATGAAGGATCGAGGCCACTGCTTGCATTGCTTTCCCTGTCAGATAATGTGCGGCCTGGGGGGGGCGGGCGCCTTCTCTGACGGCCTGCTCAACCTCCATCCCTCCATCGGTGGCGATCTGGAGGGCCTGGCGAAGGGCGAGGCCTGGAGGCTGATAGATGAGGTGGACTCGGCATTCCTCAGTTACGGCGCGCCCGACAAGCTCCTCGAATCGGCTGAGGACGATGAAGAACTGCTCCGGAGAAAAGCAGCAGCCTCAGGTGCTCGTTTTGTGCCCATAAAGCAGCGCCATATGGGGAGCGACAAGACCCCCCAGATCATAGCGGCATTCAAGGAGGATCTGGAGAGGAAGGGGGTTGAATTTCTGCTCGGCTGCCGGGTGGTTGACCTGATAATAGAGGAAGACAGGTGCGCCGGGGTCCGGCTGGCCGATGGCACAGAGAAGAGGGCTTATCGAACTCTGCTCGCCCCGGGCAGGATAGGGGCGCAATGGATCAGCGTTCTTCTGGACAAATACAGTATCAAGGCCAGATTCGGTCCCCTGGATGTGGGGGTCAGGATAGAGGTGCCCTCGATCATAATGGACCCCATCACCCGGATAAATCGGGATCCTAAATTCCATATAGTCACCCGCAGGTACGACGACTTCGTCCGCACCTTCTGCACCAACCCAGGAGGATTTGTGGTCAAGGAGGAGTATCCGGACTTCATCGCCACCAATGGTCACTCCATGATAGTGGAGAAATCTGAGAATACCAACTTCGCCTTTCTGGTACGGCTGGAGCTGACCCATCCAGTGGAGGATACCACTGCTTATGGGATGTCCATAGCCAAGCTGGTCACAACCATCGGCGGGCGCAGGCCGGTTATCCAGAGGCTGGGCGATCTGCATAAGGGCAGGCGGTCGACTGAGGAGAGGATCGCCCGCAATACAGTAGAGAACACCCTTAAGGATGTGACCCCCGGGGACATCTCCATGGCCCTGCCCCACAGGATAGTGATGGATGTCATCGAAGGCCTGGAGATATTAAATCAGATCATCCCCGGCGTCAATGCCGATTCCACCTTGATATATGCCCCGGAGATCAAGTTCTATGCCCGGAGAATCGAGGTGGACGGCAGCTTCCAAAGCTCCCTGAGGGGACTGTATGTAGCTGGAGATGGCGCTGGTCTGTCAAGGGGAATTGTAGCAGCTGCAGCAACGGGAATCCTGGCCGGAAGGGGAATGAAGGAATGA
- a CDS encoding transposase: protein MRDKKVETVIIDTSSIAIDLNLWRNRHRIGKGDKKYKYSYSPSIGYYVGFKLILAINQDNELLGFEIFKNSPNDSKMLIPFLDKLYRSRIIKSEDIIICDKGFTSKNNYQTIINRFNIVPIIYPRKNTNLEKIIHNLNPPLDLFFCKKYNLAIWKRTVVAFKKLIYEWESFKIIRSNIEDFFNIAKNFLGMNRNHQYTKVSIEKRVARIIFLTQTLICLLDDLNIDKRAIPYW, encoded by the coding sequence TTGAGGGATAAAAAGGTAGAAACAGTAATTATTGACACTAGTTCTATCGCTATCGACCTTAATTTGTGGAGAAACCGACATAGAATTGGTAAGGGAGATAAAAAATATAAATATTCATATAGTCCATCTATAGGATATTATGTCGGATTTAAGTTGATTTTGGCAATAAATCAGGATAATGAGCTCCTGGGGTTTGAAATTTTCAAAAACTCGCCCAATGACTCTAAAATGCTTATTCCTTTCCTCGATAAGCTATATCGCTCTAGAATTATCAAATCGGAAGATATAATCATCTGTGATAAGGGTTTTACGTCAAAAAACAATTATCAGACTATCATCAATAGATTTAACATCGTTCCGATCATATATCCCAGGAAAAACACAAATTTAGAGAAGATAATTCATAACCTAAATCCACCTTTGGATTTGTTTTTTTGTAAAAAATATAATTTGGCCATTTGGAAACGAACTGTAGTTGCTTTCAAAAAACTAATCTATGAATGGGAGAGTTTCAAGATAATAAGGTCGAATATTGAAGATTTCTTTAATATCGCTAAGAATTTTCTAGGAATGAACCGAAACCATCAATATACGAAGGTTAGCATCGAAAAGAGGGTTGCCCGAATAATTTTCTTGACCCAAACGTTGATTTGTTTGTTGGATGATCTAAATATTGATAAAAGGGCCATACCATATTGGTGA